In a genomic window of Styela clava chromosome 7, kaStyClav1.hap1.2, whole genome shotgun sequence:
- the LOC120327737 gene encoding histone chaperone ASF1-like: protein MAKVQIVNVEVLDNPSPFFNPFQFQITFDCIENLSDDLEWKIIYVGSAESDEYDQELDSVLVGPVPAGRHRFVFQADPPKPELIPVQDAVGVTVVIITCTYHTREFIRVGYFVNNEYNDPDMRENPPEIPNFPKLMRNILDSKPRVTRFKINWDDNAENGAVDEETPPSPQTNFGSSIEEVHSGCEGTFGVDQGHLNNSNNGLSSMSDHQEKLSKGQIYENSTDSMDMRMFVE from the coding sequence ATGGCAAAAGTTCAGATCGTAAATGTGGAGGTTTTAGATAATCCTTCGCCGTTTTTTAAtccatttcaatttcaaataacttTTGATTGCATTGAGAATTTATCCGATGATTTGGAATGGAAAATTATATATGTTGGATCTGCTGAAAGTGATGAATATGATCAGGAATTGGATTCTGTATTAGTCGGGCCAGTTCCTGCTGGACGTCATCGGTTTGTTTTTCAAGCAGATCCTCCCAAACCAGAACTAATTCCTGTTCAAGATGCTGTTGGTGTTACTGTTGTTATAATCACATGTACGTATCATACTCGGGAGTTTATTCGAGTGGGGTATTTTGTTAACAATGAGTATAATGACCCTGATATGCGAGAAAATCCACCAGAGATTCCTAACTTTCCCAAATTGATGAGAAATATTCTTGACAGTAAGCCACGCGTAACAAGATTCAAGATCAATTGGGATGACAATGCGGAAAATGGCGCTGTTGATGAGGAGACTCCTCCTTCTCCCCAAACAAACTTTGGCAGCTCTATCGAAGAAGTTCACTCAGGTTGTGAAGGAACATTTGGAGTTGATCAAGGACATTTAAACAATAGTAATAATGGATTGTCAAGTATGAGTGATCACCAAGAAAAACTGTCCAAGGgacaaatatatgaaaacagtACTGATTCAATGGATATGAGAATGTTTGTTGAATAG
- the LOC120327738 gene encoding uncharacterized protein LOC120327738 isoform X2 produces MAKSLESGKCNEASMSEWSEFEEALASENILEEPMKVRIGGEEFKLKLSTPSLDDILMKKDAKLVEEFLVPPPYVPLSEILPLKQSTKN; encoded by the exons ATGGCAAAGTCGTTGGAATCTGGTAAATGCAATGAAGCGTCAATGAGCGAGTGGTCAGAGTTTGAAGAAGCATTAGCTTCAG AAAATATACTTGAAGAACCGATGAAAGTCAGAATAGGAGGTGAAGAGTTCAAGTTGAAATTATCAACTCCCAGCTTGGATGacattttgatgaaaaaagATGCAAAACTGGTAGAAGAATTCCTTGTCCCTCCACCTTATGTTCCATTGTCAGAAATTCTCCCTTT GAAACAGTCAACTAAGAATTGA
- the LOC120327738 gene encoding uncharacterized protein LOC120327738 isoform X1, producing the protein MAKSLESGKCNEASMSEWSEFEEALASGEDITILLGLDDEETDDKEMHTKNILEEPMKVRIGGEEFKLKLSTPSLDDILMKKDAKLVEEFLVPPPYVPLSEILPLKQSTKN; encoded by the exons ATGGCAAAGTCGTTGGAATCTGGTAAATGCAATGAAGCGTCAATGAGCGAGTGGTCAGAGTTTGAAGAAGCATTAGCTTCAGGTGAAGATATTACCATCCTGTTGGGTTTGGATGATGAGGAAACTGATGATAAAGAAATGCATACAA AAAATATACTTGAAGAACCGATGAAAGTCAGAATAGGAGGTGAAGAGTTCAAGTTGAAATTATCAACTCCCAGCTTGGATGacattttgatgaaaaaagATGCAAAACTGGTAGAAGAATTCCTTGTCCCTCCACCTTATGTTCCATTGTCAGAAATTCTCCCTTT GAAACAGTCAACTAAGAATTGA
- the LOC120327736 gene encoding RNA helicase Mov10l1-like: MKPGMACLLAFLFGPEEASPFNKALHNYVTELEKQRYLTNDRGFEEFKRWLDRLNVSCADHFGSHHFISQCETRTNLAETIQKSVDGLITSISEDDGLIENHIYFKPSEVSAFEDDDIVKVGDRVQADAIRRITGNCGWTAIRVVKIGTSDLNHKDLWEDSVQLNGGLMVECITGIGENQGTLKHGVKFKLESVEAGYTPAVGDWVKLEASDNGEIAKVQPLRTKIVTGKVTRQPRYDKDNNKAYPGTVNNDIKFFFDVCDDGYKPWQDDEVAARAVESKQGQWNWRAISVKLIAKARSNTQTSGQFQSSHWTLRGGYPFAQGKRNTVPSFLPKYPVPENLKNRVENGSDVLCLLPSIKTELCLENYAARFGALIYLEEIYADIEIRKHSLRDISLQRQGEYLNIYVAGIADGRPRLSIGDIVILHEPAAAKLSGLEYQGFIHHILPEKEEILVKFHPTFQENFQVSDRYDVEFKYSRAPFRRCHFAVRLAQRRKPAALLFPDQIHKSPKQSVVDLFVKDNNLFFNTHLNTRQKQSVQRIIYGETRNHPYILFGPPGTGKTVTLVEVILQLYHLLKWCRILVCAPSNSAVDVICERLAVSRQVNESDMVRFNAFRRLESSIPESISKFCHKDEEIEKISHYRIILTTCVNAGIFYGLALPRDHFTHVCIDEAGQATEPEVLIPIGLQINGQVVMAGDPEQLGPVIMSPLANVYGLNISLLERLMKLDVYSRNDSLYKDGYNALFVTKLTNNYRSHPHLIELASKMFYMHELVPCADNLQYKNLLEWDKLPKKGFPILFHGIIGQQLRESNSPSLMNPTEIVQVIRYVKLLHRDEKVELSDIGVIAPYRTQVEKLRIMLRAICIDGGIKVGSVEEFQGQERSVIIISTVRSNSGAKPMPGDGLSVRGTLGFLSNSKRFNVATTRAKILMIILGNPYVLSIDSHWRALLKYCVSHGGYQGCDITSLKL, from the coding sequence ATGAAACCAGGTATGGCGTGTCTTTTAGCATTTTTGTTTGGCCCAGAGGAGGCTTCGCCTTTCAATAAAGCATTACACAACTATGTAACAGAACTAGAAAAACAGAGATACCTCACAAATGATAGAGGTTTTGAAGAATTCAAACGCTGGTTGGACCGCTTAAATGTTTCATGCGCAGACCATTTTGGATCACATCATTTTATTTCGCAATGTGAAACGCGCACTAATTTGGCCGAAACTATACAAAAATCTGTCGATGGTTTAATTACCAGTATTTCAGAAGATGATGGTTTGATTGAAAACCATATTTACTTCAAACCAAGTGAGGTCTCCGCCTTCGAAGATGACGACATCGTTAAAGTAGGCGATCGCGTTCAAGCGGATGCCATCAGAAGAATAACTGGGAACTGCGGCTGGACAGCAATCAGGGTAGTTAAAATAGGAACATCTGATTTGAATCATAAAGATCTGTGGGAAGATTCTGTCCAGTTAAATGGTGGGTTAATGGTTGAGTGCATAACCGGAATTGGAGAAAACCAAGGCACATTGAAACATGGAGTTAAATTCAAACTAGAATCTGTTGAAGCAGGATATACCCCAGCTGTTGGTGACTGGGTGAAATTAGAAGCATCAGACAATGGAGAAATTGCCAAGGTCCAACCTTTAAGAACGAAGATCGTCACAGGAAAAGTTACAAGGCAACCAAGATATGATAAGGACAACAATAAAGCATACCCAGGGACTGTAAACAATGACATTAAGTTTTTCTTTGATGTGTGTGATGATGGGTATAAACCATGGCAAGATGATGAAGTTGCGGCTAGGGCTGTTGAAAGCAAACAGGGACAGTGGAACTGGAGAGCAATTTCAGTAAAATTGATAGCGAAAGCTAGAAGTAATACTCAAACAAGCGGGCAATTTCAATCGAGTCACTGGACGCTCAGGGGTGGATATCCATTTGCACAAGGTAAACGCAACACTGTGCCATCTTTTCTCCCCAAGTATCCGGTCCCAGAAAATCTAAAGAATCGAGTTGAAAATGGGAGTGATGTGTTGTGCCTATTGCCATCAATCAAAACTGAGCTATGCCTTGAAAATTACGCTGCTAGATTTGGTGCTTTAATCTATTTGGAAGAAATTTATGCAGATATTGAAATTCGCAAGCACAGTCTCAGAGATATCAGTTTACAAAGACAAGGCGAATACCTCAACATATACGTAGCTGGTATTGCTGACGGCAGGCCTAGACTTTCTATAGGAGATATTGTTATTCTTCATGAACCAGCAGCTGCAAAATTATCCGGATTAGAATATCAAGGGTTCATTCATCACATCCTCCCTGAAAAAGAGGAGATTCTAGTAAAATTCCATCCAACTTTTCAGGAAAACTTCCAGGTATCTGACAGATATGATGTGGAATTCAAGTACAGCAGAGCCCCTTTCCGAAGGTGCCATTTTGCAGTAAGATTAGCACAAAGGCGAAAACCTGCTGCTTTACTATTTCCTGATCAGATTCACAAGTCACCCAAGCAAAGTGTAGTCGACCTGTTCGTAAAGGACaataaccttttttttaataCCCATCTTAACACTCGGCAGAAGCAATCTGTCCAAAGAATAATATATGGTGAAACTAGAAACCACCCATATATATTATTTGGGCCTCCTGGAACGGGGAAAACTGTAACTCTGGTGGAAGTCATACTACAGCTTTATCATTTGCTTAAATGGTGTAGGATATTAGTGTGTGCTCCTTCCAACAGTGCAGTAGATGTCATATGTGAGAGGCTAGCAGTAAGTAGACAAGTTAATGAAAGTGATATGGTCCGCTTTAATGCTTTTCGGCGTTTGGAAAGCAGCATACCAGAGTCGATATCAAAATTCTGTCACAAGGATgaagaaatagaaaaaatttcTCACTATAGGATCATTTTGACAACATGTGTGAACGCTGGTATTTTTTATGGACTTGCATTACCAAGAGATCACTTCACCCATGTCTGTATTGATGAAGCAGGACAAGCAACCGAACCAGAAGTGCTCATACCTATAGGACTGCAGATCAATGGTCAAGTTGTCATGGCAGGTGATCCAGAACAACTGGGTCCAGTGATCATGTCACCACTAGCAAACGTGTATGGACTGAACATATCCTTATTAGAACGTTTGATGAAGCTGGATGTATACTCTAGAAATGACTCATTATACAAAGACGGATACAATGCCCTTTTCGTGACCAAGCTTACCAACAACTATCGATCCCATCCACATCTTATAGAACTTGCATCAAAAATGTTCTACATGCATGAACTCGTACCATGCGCAGACAACCTTCAATACAAAAACCTCCTTGAATGGGACAAATTACCAAAAAAGGGGTTCCCAATTTTGTTTCATGGCATTATTGGTCAACAATTAAGGGAAAGTAATAGCCCTTCTCTCATGAATCCAACAGAGATTGTTCAAGTAATCAGATATGTTAAATTGCTACATAGAGATGAAAAAGTTGAACTATCTGACATTGGAGTTATAGCTCCCTATCGAACACAAGTAGAAAAACTGAGGATAATGTTACGGGCAATTTGCATTGATGGTGGCATAAAAGTGGGTTCAGTTGAAGAATTTCAGGGGCAAGAACGATCTGTCATAATCATATCTACAGTTCGATCGAACTCCGGAGCAAAACCCATGCCGGGTGATGGCTTATCAGTCAGAGGAACTCTTGGATTTCTCTCAAACAGTAAGAGATTTAATGTGGCAACAACCAGAGCTAAAATTCTAATGATCATCCTAGGAAATCCATATGTTTTGTCAATAGATTCTCACTGGAGAGCTCTGTTAAAATACTGTGTGTCTCATGGAGGATATCAAGGTTGCGATATAACTTCGCTCAAGCTTTGA
- the LOC144425114 gene encoding uncharacterized protein LOC144425114, with protein sequence MSNQVQPMMAQPQQPATMTVQAPPPDVPNRVCASVINMLLCCPPLGLVALIFACQANSAKSYNVMEARSKADTAKTLNIVGFILGILAWIAVGIYLFVFFYFLAGVLNAYGNVLTTIGEVSNSLDELSELGNSTSMLGNLDLDIASNLTSIIN encoded by the exons ATGAGTAATCAAGTTCAACCAATGATGGCGCAACCGCAGCAGCCCGCTACAATGACGGTGCAAGCG ccACCGCCAGATGTACCAAACCGTGTCTGTGCTTCAGTTATCAACATGCTACTTTGTTGTCCTCCACTTGGCTTAGTTGCTCTTATCTTTGCCTGTCAG GCAAATTCTGCCAAATCGTACAACGTCATGGAGGCTCGCAGCAAAGCGGACACTGCAAAGACGCTAAACATTGTGGGATTTATTCTGGGAATCTTGGCTTGGATCGCAGTGGGGATCTACCTCTTTGTGTTCTTCTACTTCTTGGCTGGCGTTTTGAACGCATATGGAAATGTATTGACTACAATTGGGGAAGTCAGCAATTCACTGGATGAATTATCTGAATTAGGAAACTCCACATCTATGCTTGGCAACTTGGACCTCGATATAGCAAGCAACTTAACCAGCATCATCAACTAA
- the LOC120327934 gene encoding uncharacterized protein LOC120327934 isoform X1, producing MNQVGYVQPTMVQPQQPAVMQMPPPDVPNRVCASVINMLLCCPPLGLVALIFACQANSAKSYNVMEARSKADTAKTLNIVGFILGILAWIAVGIYLFVFFYFLAGVLNAYGNVLTTIGEVSNSLDELSELGNSTSMLGNLDLDIASNLTSIIN from the exons ATGAATCAAGTCGGTTATGTTCAACCAACAATGGTGCAACCACAGCAACCTGCGGTGATGCAAATG ccACCGCCAGATGTACCAAACCGTGTCTGTGCTTCAGTTATCAACATGCTACTTTGTTGTCCTCCACTTGGCTTAGTTGCTCTTATCTTTGCCTGTCAG GCAAATTCTGCCAAATCGTACAACGTCATGGAGGCTCGCAGCAAAGCGGACACTGCAAAGACGCTAAACATTGTGGGATTTATTCTGGGAATCTTGGCTTGGATCGCAGTGGGGATCTACCTCTTTGTGTTCTTCTACTTCTTGGCTGGCGTTTTGAACGCATATGGAAATGTATTGACTACAATTGGGGAAGTCAGCAATTCACTGGATGAATTATCTGAATTAGGAAACTCCACATCTATGCTTGGCAACTTGGACCTCGATATAGCAAGCAACTTAACCAGCATCATCAACTAA
- the LOC120327935 gene encoding uncharacterized protein LOC120327935, giving the protein MSQKEKFVARIRYYRTSLKERIPEEDSLQYSIFVTIFCCPPLGLWAIYNQWKAREDTKKSNYDAAKAKVELAKTLNEFGVVVGFLIWIIICIVIAARFAFLQKVVAHFASMFANHADVFRIYEDYPKSNGTK; this is encoded by the exons ATGtcacaaaaagaaaaatttgtcgCGAGAATACGGTATTATCGGACTAGTTTG AAAGAACGAATACCGGAAGAAGACAGTCTACAATATTCCATCTTTGTTACGATCTTCTGTTGTCCACCTCTCGGACTTTGGGCAATTTACAACCAGTGGAAG GCCCGAGAGGATACCAAGAAATCTAATTATGATGCAGCTAAAGCCAAAGTGGAGCTGGCCAAGACGCTCAATGAATTTGGAGTAGTTGTTGGATTTTTAATATGGATAATTATCTGTATTGTCATTGCTGCTCGATTTGCATTTCTTCAAAAGGTGGTTGCTCATTTTGCTTCTATGTTTGCCAACCATGCAGATGTTTTTCGAATCTACGAAGACTATCCAAAATCAAATGGGACCAAATAG
- the LOC120327932 gene encoding uncharacterized protein LOC120327932 isoform X1, which yields MEAFDNTENTTMSVMDLTQHFNSFLDDEYQLATATANFLRLNDSKQTTTGVTKSQDHLNTGSRISRNLHGFVNEKYEGSNTDDYVDLESNRKSKRPSSMAAALSQLYDQYESKLRCQEDENDYDDAWPNSPLLNRSGPMAGPIYHLMSSKVATLRDGLHSDRRQKRHSSDEKPLISYEPEESSYINPSTSDLSRKRSVFYLNESANNLKAHAEVVDACGQNFGSCSITGLEKKSRSQLPRNALLQYFGKTTVRPEETSNIDLTRPILELTEPSSLSGGKKSSFVLLRILDDELVLEGRATPSNENISARRAKEPFATKIRKRLSIEKKKNGKTTNSVLRKRSSPTIGISITEKPEKKSVIDLREAELEVGLYGEINDGFESTINSERKLSPRRSGICMDIFLCMGCKSGSSQYRQTIDDDELAPVAKSTTLSTPIHGNKVIDSFELRRIVYCGTEHAENRGVHLLTWLYHATYSTEHAVECHAAACDDLQHAKSLATSLGESIRKAVSK from the exons ATGGAAGCGTTTGATAACACTGAG AATACCACGATGTCAGTCATGGATCTCACGCAGCATTTTAATAGTTTTCTGGATGACGAGTATCAGCTGGCGACGGCAACTGCAAATTTCCTACGGTTGAATGACAGCAAACAGACTACAACAG GGGTCACCAAAAGTCAAGACCATTTAAATACAGGTTCAAGAATTTCACGGAATTTACATGGTTTTGTGAACGAAAAATACGAAGGAAGCAATACAGACGATTACGTGGATTTGGAGTCTAACAGGAAGTCCAAACGACCTTCGTCGATGGCAGCTGCTTTGTCTCAGCTTTACGATCAATATGAATCCAAACTCCGATGTCAAGAAGACGAGAATGATTATGACGATGCATGGCCTAACTCGCCTCTGTTGAATCGCAGTGGGCCAATGGCCGGGCCAATATATCACCTCATGAGTTCAAAGGTGGCAACTTTACGAGATGGCCTTCACAGCGATCGACGCCAAAAGCGCCACTCATCAGACGAAAAACCACTAATATCATATGAACCGGAGGAATCGTCTTATATAAATCCCTCTACTTCAGACTTAAGTAGAAAAAGAAGCGTTTTTTACTTGAATGAAAGCGCCAACAACTTGAAAGCTCATGCTGAGGTAGTCGATGCATGTGGTCAGAATTTCGGTAGTTGTTCAATAACTGGCTTGGAAAAGAAGTCTAGAAGTCAGCTTCCGCGAAATGCGCTGCTACAATATTTCGGTAAAACTACAGTCAGACCAGAGGAAACGTCGAATATCGATTTAACCAGGCCTATTTTGGAACTTACAGAACCTTCATCCCTTTCTGGTGGAAAAAAAAGCTCATTCGTTCTTTTGCGCATACTTGACGATGAATTGGTGTTAGAAGGACGGGCGACCCCAAGCAACGAAAACATCAGCGCTCGTCGTGCAAAAGAACCATTTGCCACAAAAATACGGAAGCGACTTTCtatagaaaaaaagaaaaatggcaaaaccaCTAACAGTGTACTCAGGAAAAGATCTAGTCCAACGATCGGAATCTCTATTACGGAAAAGCCTGAAAAAAAATCCGTAATCGATTTAAGAGAAGCCGAATTAGAGGTTGGTCTATACGGAGAAATTAATGATGGGTTTGAGTCAACAATAAATTCAGAACGCAAGTTGTCTCCGAGACGCAGTGGCATTTGCATGGACATATTTTTATGCATGGGATGCAAGTCAGGTTCTTCTCAGTATAGGCAAACGATAGATGATGACGAGCTGGCTCCCGTCGCCAAAAGTACAACCCTATCGACCCCGATACATGGTAATAAAGTTATTGATTCATTTGAACTTAGAAGAATTGTGTATTGCGGAACAGAACACGCTGAAAATCGAGGAGTTCATCTACTTACGTGGCTCTATCATGCTACATATTCAACAGAGCACGCTGTAGAATGCCATGCTGCAGCATGTGATGACCTACAACATGCTAAATCTCTTGCGACCTCCCTCGGAGAATCAATCAGAAAAGCTGTCAGCAAGTGA
- the LOC120327932 gene encoding uncharacterized protein LOC120327932 isoform X2 gives MFSGNTTMSVMDLTQHFNSFLDDEYQLATATANFLRLNDSKQTTTGVTKSQDHLNTGSRISRNLHGFVNEKYEGSNTDDYVDLESNRKSKRPSSMAAALSQLYDQYESKLRCQEDENDYDDAWPNSPLLNRSGPMAGPIYHLMSSKVATLRDGLHSDRRQKRHSSDEKPLISYEPEESSYINPSTSDLSRKRSVFYLNESANNLKAHAEVVDACGQNFGSCSITGLEKKSRSQLPRNALLQYFGKTTVRPEETSNIDLTRPILELTEPSSLSGGKKSSFVLLRILDDELVLEGRATPSNENISARRAKEPFATKIRKRLSIEKKKNGKTTNSVLRKRSSPTIGISITEKPEKKSVIDLREAELEVGLYGEINDGFESTINSERKLSPRRSGICMDIFLCMGCKSGSSQYRQTIDDDELAPVAKSTTLSTPIHGNKVIDSFELRRIVYCGTEHAENRGVHLLTWLYHATYSTEHAVECHAAACDDLQHAKSLATSLGESIRKAVSK, from the exons ATGTTCAGTGGG AATACCACGATGTCAGTCATGGATCTCACGCAGCATTTTAATAGTTTTCTGGATGACGAGTATCAGCTGGCGACGGCAACTGCAAATTTCCTACGGTTGAATGACAGCAAACAGACTACAACAG GGGTCACCAAAAGTCAAGACCATTTAAATACAGGTTCAAGAATTTCACGGAATTTACATGGTTTTGTGAACGAAAAATACGAAGGAAGCAATACAGACGATTACGTGGATTTGGAGTCTAACAGGAAGTCCAAACGACCTTCGTCGATGGCAGCTGCTTTGTCTCAGCTTTACGATCAATATGAATCCAAACTCCGATGTCAAGAAGACGAGAATGATTATGACGATGCATGGCCTAACTCGCCTCTGTTGAATCGCAGTGGGCCAATGGCCGGGCCAATATATCACCTCATGAGTTCAAAGGTGGCAACTTTACGAGATGGCCTTCACAGCGATCGACGCCAAAAGCGCCACTCATCAGACGAAAAACCACTAATATCATATGAACCGGAGGAATCGTCTTATATAAATCCCTCTACTTCAGACTTAAGTAGAAAAAGAAGCGTTTTTTACTTGAATGAAAGCGCCAACAACTTGAAAGCTCATGCTGAGGTAGTCGATGCATGTGGTCAGAATTTCGGTAGTTGTTCAATAACTGGCTTGGAAAAGAAGTCTAGAAGTCAGCTTCCGCGAAATGCGCTGCTACAATATTTCGGTAAAACTACAGTCAGACCAGAGGAAACGTCGAATATCGATTTAACCAGGCCTATTTTGGAACTTACAGAACCTTCATCCCTTTCTGGTGGAAAAAAAAGCTCATTCGTTCTTTTGCGCATACTTGACGATGAATTGGTGTTAGAAGGACGGGCGACCCCAAGCAACGAAAACATCAGCGCTCGTCGTGCAAAAGAACCATTTGCCACAAAAATACGGAAGCGACTTTCtatagaaaaaaagaaaaatggcaaaaccaCTAACAGTGTACTCAGGAAAAGATCTAGTCCAACGATCGGAATCTCTATTACGGAAAAGCCTGAAAAAAAATCCGTAATCGATTTAAGAGAAGCCGAATTAGAGGTTGGTCTATACGGAGAAATTAATGATGGGTTTGAGTCAACAATAAATTCAGAACGCAAGTTGTCTCCGAGACGCAGTGGCATTTGCATGGACATATTTTTATGCATGGGATGCAAGTCAGGTTCTTCTCAGTATAGGCAAACGATAGATGATGACGAGCTGGCTCCCGTCGCCAAAAGTACAACCCTATCGACCCCGATACATGGTAATAAAGTTATTGATTCATTTGAACTTAGAAGAATTGTGTATTGCGGAACAGAACACGCTGAAAATCGAGGAGTTCATCTACTTACGTGGCTCTATCATGCTACATATTCAACAGAGCACGCTGTAGAATGCCATGCTGCAGCATGTGATGACCTACAACATGCTAAATCTCTTGCGACCTCCCTCGGAGAATCAATCAGAAAAGCTGTCAGCAAGTGA